ATATGAAGCCCAGTATAACTACTGAAGCAATGTGCTAATCAAGAATGTCAAAATTAGAGAGTACATAAGAGCAGGCATCATGGTATCCAGAACTTCGatataaaatagattgaagctcttacATAATGAACATTGATAGCATCCAAGAACTTCTCAAATGCGTGAATCCACTCGTAAATGCGTAATATAGTTAAATTAGTTAAAATGGAAATTTAGCTACGCCTGTTCTGTTGAGAATGCTTCGTATTTAGCGGGGACCGGCAGGTTCGGCACTCAAATTTTAGCCCCGTGTGGAAACAAGTGGCGCTTTAGTAAAATGTGAGTTGTGTGGGCTTCCTAGGAAAACCTTGTCCCGCCAAACAAACGCATGCGAGAAAATAATTGTCCAGGGACGTTCCCTTCTCTAGCCAATCAAACTATATTTCTTTGCACAAACCACAAACCAGACCGTGGCAGATTTTGAGACGGGTAACTCGGGGTGGAAGTTGGAACAATCTTAAAGGTTCAGTCCTCCTGGCCCCTCACGAGAAAGAAAACCTCGACCAGCGTCGGCCTCGAACTCTTCTGATAGAATGTACGTTGTGGTTTGTGCGCAGGCCACGTCGAGGACATCGGACACGTGTGGACAACCAAGCCCACGTGAACCAATGActttttgaagatatttagggAAGACGTGGATCCTAAATATCCACCCCCCTGCTTGCCCTCACGCCTCTATATATTTGCCACTCCGACGTTCAATACACTTATATCTTCCATTCCATTACAGCTTGCAACGCATTTCGAAAGCTTAGAATAATTCTCAAAGTCTGATCTCTGCACTTCCTATATATTTAGATGGCAACCTCAGCTGCAATGCAATCCATGATCTTGTCGAGCAATTTGAGTATCCGTCTGACAAACAGGCCCAGGGTGAACCAGTTTCTTCCCAATTCTAATGATGTGCTCGGTTTGCCGAGAAACAATTGCATGAGGGTGCGCTGCATGTTTCAGAAAAACGAGGTCTCAAACTTGATCTCTGTTTTAATGGGAAATTAGTTTTACTGTTATAGCTTATCAGGTTAAGAGTGAACTTAAAACTTACGTACGTTtccttgccttttttttttcttttttttttttttgcaggatCGATCCTCATCACCTACACCACAGCCACCCAAGGTAGCGATCTTAATCCCGGGGAGAGTTTGATTTAGGGTTCTGGAGTATGTATGGGTACAGGTAAACGTTGTTAAACCCAGCATTTTGACTGCATGTTTTACTGTGAACAGTTCAGTACGAGGTTCTCCGACTTGCTTGCATTCAGTGGACCGGCACCGGAGAGGATCAACGGCAGGCTAGCGATGATCGGCTTCGTCGCGGCGATGGCGGTGGAGGTATATAGAGGGCAGGATCTGTTCGCGCAGATATCAGACGGTGGGATCCCATGGTTTCTAGGAACCAGCATTTTGCTGTCTTTTGCATCTCTAATTCCTCTGTCCAAGGGGGTGAGCGTGGAGTCGAGGTCGGAGGGGTTCATGACCTCGGATGCTGAGCTTTTGAATGGGAGGGCCGTCATGTTGGGTTTGGTTGCACTTGCCTTTACTGAGTTTGTTAAAGGTGGAACCATTGTGTAGGCCTATCTCCGCCATTAAACTAATACGTACAAGTGCAACGATCCCatgtacttttttcttttcttctccttttttatgGGATCCCATGtaattctaaataatttttatataaataatagtttattaCTTGTACAATCCGATATCAGTGCATTAAAATACAAGCGAAAATGTTAGATACTGCACAACGTCAGGTGACTACTTTTCTGATATTACTCATCGgtctattaatttattatcgtaaaaaataaagattgatGTAACgactaataaataattttttgagcaTATCCATTGGATTAGCGGCTTATGCTAATAATAATGACACCCACTTTACACTAATCATGTCCCCCGGCCCTAAACTGCTAGCACCATTGTTGACTTGTAGCGGTGGAATCATCAGATGACATAATAGCCTATAGGCTTCAGCCACGTACTTTATACGAGTGATTatcctatatttttttaaaaacatacaaatatacTAACAGTCGTTTCTTTAACtattaacaaaaaagaaaataaattaaaaaagcatatgagaatttttttaaatctcaattcaatatttttaaattttaaaataataataatattaaaagataatattataataatattttatttaatttttatttaaaattatttcatctcatctataaaTCTAAACGAAAAAATAACATATGAGAATAATAGAGTAAACAATTTAGGACGTAAAACTATTATCCatcctttcaaaaaaatataaaaaaatgttattccTACTTACACTAATAGACAATATCATTGATGTTGAGTATtgcttataaataattaaatttaaaagttagattacaacttttaataaatatactCACATTAATAATGTCGTAAGCGTTCTGATGGGATGGGATGCTGCAACTAACATTACTTTCGTTATGACGGGATGCTGCAACTAACATTACTTTatacttaatattaataatactgTACACATTAGCATTGTAACattcataaattttcatataatttacttaaaaaataaattttttaaaattttttcttaaattttactcatttttcaaaagaataattATACTTATCATTTTCACACACCAcatctatttaaattttttatttttatttttcttgtaacaaGTAATATGGTAtttggatgataagtagaacaactCAAATAGTTtaacaatgataaaatataataaaaataaaaataaatgatttaaaaatatttaaggtgTGGAgtgggatgatgagtagcatcgTTCCTTTAAAAAACCTCCTATATCTCACTCcctattttttaacttttttttcacattttcgtaattatttaattatttgttgtatccatattctcaaatttttttgtaatgatttttttaaaactactcATCTCtctaaatgataatattttttaaatcagtgctttagtaataataatatttttaaaaaaatcatattttcacacatggtcaattaaaaaaaaacaaaaataattagatcATCTCAATggtgacatttttttttccaatttcaacgataacaaatataaatatgagaGAAAGTATTGATGTTTGGAAAaagaatttgttttatttgttagaataaattatttatcaagAGTGATTTAGAGATAAACAGCGA
This genomic interval from Carya illinoinensis cultivar Pawnee chromosome 2, C.illinoinensisPawnee_v1, whole genome shotgun sequence contains the following:
- the LOC122300762 gene encoding early light-induced protein 1, chloroplastic-like; protein product: MATSAAMQSMILSSNLSIRLTNRPRVNQFLPNSNDVLGLPRNNCMRVRCMFQKNEDRSSSPTPQPPKFSTRFSDLLAFSGPAPERINGRLAMIGFVAAMAVEVYRGQDLFAQISDGGIPWFLGTSILLSFASLIPLSKGVSVESRSEGFMTSDAELLNGRAVMLGLVALAFTEFVKGGTIV